The Mercenaria mercenaria strain notata chromosome 10, MADL_Memer_1, whole genome shotgun sequence genome contains a region encoding:
- the LOC123560853 gene encoding probable G-protein coupled receptor 156 encodes MVALSLGTFVVACACATLGLMISLSFLVFHIYHRQNKIVKMSSPYMNMVTSSGAMLLSAVCFLYGLDFILEQRQWTRTVMCQVRVWVIVTSITLILGPLCTKAWRVHSIFKYGFAKKVVIKDSKLLTIIGGLLLVDVTLLSLWQTIDPVSSKTKIFAETVIENENFAVKMFNNTESIQECTCEKLPVWVIVLTLWKITLMISCLIFGWKTKAVTVPCLNDAANTFAAIFVSIIITFCAIMTITSLRRNPDASHIIVTMAIATCIILFQIILFLPKVQYWWKTPDDTSPRISTASLREIASADIPPFHLGDENANTYPDDGLLNIVEENKALKESLLEKEGMITALQSHLDHAKEKLTKLPTDLETKEGIPPDLDASSGIYDILRSPEQLPDRSGLYRVEGTPRSAQSEEINDVTGSQNESDDPRHHNNLKYVESQSFQSIDSRRSFVAEFTDIRNSIETELDSATFINSDLRNSLSADMERPYSETEWLYESNAAPELAGSIVQSYNLGDNQETFSFIQSRLPRENSVFQVKRSRRSSISSAMSMPSSENVSTRSAEVDNVSFEVTPSMSRDSATPNSQQHAAILRYYSYRHLDDGFKRFQTYRVNRDVRPPSFKFKFRRNMPNNSFRTRGSASVNAKVQENAPAIYSVPNIIQKPPRVFKNADWPKDSFV; translated from the exons ATGGTGGCTTTGAGTCTCGGGACGTTTGTAGTTGCGTGCGCATGTGCAACTCTTGGACTGATGATCTCTCTTAGTTTTCTTGTCTTTCATATCTACCATCGACAGAATAA AATTGTAAAGATGTCTAGTCCATACATGAACATGGTCACAAGTTCTGGCGCCATGTTACTGAGTGCTGTCTGCTTTTTGTACGGCCTTGACTTCATTCTAGAACAGAGACAATGGACGCGTACAGTAATGTGTCag GTTCGTGTGTGGGTTATAGTTACTTCCATCACTCTTATACTCGGGCCACTATGCACCAAGGCGTGGAGGGTTCATAGCATCTTTAAATATGGTTTTGCCAAAAAAGTG gTAATAAAAGATTCAAAACTTCTAACCATCATAGGCGGCCTTCTGTTAGTCGATGTGACACTGTTGTCACTGTGGCAGACCATTGACCCTGTGTCTTCTAAAACAAAGATTTTTGCTGAAACG gttATCGAAAATGAAAATTTCGCCGTAAAGATGTTCAATAACACGGAAAGTATTCAAGAATGTACTTGTGAAAAACTCCCAGTATGGGTTATCGTTTTAACTTTATGGAAGATAACTCTGATGATCTCTTGTCTGATATTTGGTTGGAAAACAAAGGCAGTTACCGTCCCTTGCCTTAATGACGCTGCCAACACGTTTGCCGCAATATTTGTTAGTATTATTATAACTTTCTGTGCCATCATGACAATCACGTCACTCCGTCGGAACCCGGATGCATCGCATATAATAGTGACAATGGCGATTGCGACTTGCATCATCCTGTTTCAGATTATTTTATTCTTGCCAAAG GTACAATACTGGTGGAAAACGCCCGACGATACTTCTCCAAGAATTTCGACAGCGTCTTTGAGAGAAATAGCTAGTGCCGATATCCCGCCTTTCCATTTAGGGGACGAGAACGCAAACACTTACCCTGACGACGGACTTCTCAATATCGTAGAGGAAAATAAGGCACTAAAGGAATCATTACTCGAG AAAGAAGGGATGATAACGGCGTTACAAAGCCACTTAGACCACGCCAAAGAGAAATTAACCAAGCTTCCGACTGACTTGGAAACAAAAGAGGGCATTCCTCCAGATTTAGATGCATCTTCGGGTATTTACGACATATTACGATCACCCGAGCAACTTCCGGATAGAAGTGGACTCTATCGTGTTGAAGGAACTCCAAGAAGTGCGCAAAGCGAGGAAATCAATGACGTTACCGGAAGTCAAAATGAATCGGATGATCCTCGACATCACAATAATTTGAAATACGTAGAGTCTCAAAGTTTTCAAAGTATTGACAGTAGACGAAGTTTTGTAGCTGAATTTACTGATATAAGAAATTCTATTGAGACTGAACTTGACAGTGCTACATTCATCAATTCGGATCTACGTAATTCCTTGTCGGCGGATATGGAGAGGCCGTACAGCGAAACAGAGTGGCTATATGAATCAAATGCGGCACCTGAGCTTGCAGGGTCGATTGTTCAATCATACAATCTTGGTGATAACCAAGAAACGTTTTCTTTCATTCAGTCACGTCTACCGCGGGAAAACAGTGTATTTCAAGTTAAACGGTCTCGTCGATCGAGTATATCGTCGGCAATGTCAATGCCGTCGTCGGAAAATGTATCTACCAGAAGTGCTGAAGTAGACAATGTTTCGTTTGAAGTCACTCCTTCAATGTCACGTGACTCGGCAACTCCAAACTCTCAGCAACACGCGGCCATTCTGAGATACTATTCTTACAGACATTTGGATGATGGGTTTAAACGCTTTCAGACGTACCGTGTAAATAGGGACGTTCGACCGcctagttttaaatttaaattccgGCGAAATATGCCAAATAACTCTTTCAGAACTAGGGGCTCAGCCTCTGTAAATGCAAAGGTGCAGGAAAACGCACCTGCAATATACTCCGTGCCAAACATTATTCAAAAGCCCCCAAGAGTGTTTAAAAACGCGGACTGGCCAAAAGATTCTTTTGTCTAA